Proteins encoded by one window of Massilia sp. NR 4-1:
- the pgi gene encoding glucose-6-phosphate isomerase — MRQPPLTSTASFRALESHAAEAKDWQLRQLFAADAQRFPAMTTDAAGLFLDYSKNRADARTIALLLDLARERGVEAQRDAMFAGEKINLTEHRSVLHTALRMPRGKQLIVDGQDVGADVHAVLDRIKAFSDRVRAGAWLGHSGKPITDIVNIGIGGSDLGPKMACLALRSYAHPRLKMHFVSNVDGHDMDAVLEQVKPDTTLFIVASKTFTTAETMLNAHTARRWFLASAKEEHLARHFVAVSTNTAAVRAFGIDPENMFPFWDWVGGRYSLWSAIGLSVALSVGFGYFSTLLEGAQAMDEHFRAAPLEQNMPVLLALTGFWNRQFLGATSLTIAPYHQDLNRFPAYLQQLDMESNGKRVTRSGQPVDTPTCPVVWGECGTNAQHAYFQLLHQGTDIIPIDFIAALRPTHDLDGHHDALLANCFAQSEAFMKGKTADEVRAELAAQQLPPEQIEALVPHKTFPGNRPSNTILMDQLTPATLGALIALYEHKTFVQGVLWDIASFDQWGVELGKVLAKKIESELTGDIDPVRHDSSTNGLILMAKAAKVQ; from the coding sequence ATGCGCCAGCCTCCCCTGACCTCCACCGCCAGCTTCCGGGCCCTCGAATCCCACGCCGCCGAGGCCAAGGACTGGCAGCTGCGCCAGCTGTTCGCCGCCGATGCCCAGCGCTTTCCGGCCATGACGACGGACGCGGCCGGCCTCTTCCTCGACTATTCGAAGAACCGCGCTGACGCCCGCACCATCGCCCTGCTGCTCGACCTGGCGCGCGAACGCGGCGTGGAAGCCCAGCGCGACGCCATGTTCGCCGGCGAGAAAATCAATCTTACCGAACACCGCAGCGTGCTGCACACAGCGCTGCGTATGCCGCGCGGCAAGCAGCTGATCGTCGACGGTCAGGACGTGGGCGCCGATGTGCACGCCGTGCTGGACCGTATCAAGGCCTTCAGCGACCGCGTGCGCGCCGGCGCCTGGCTCGGCCACAGCGGCAAGCCCATCACCGACATCGTCAACATCGGCATCGGCGGCTCCGACCTGGGGCCGAAGATGGCCTGCCTGGCGCTGCGCTCCTACGCCCATCCGCGCCTGAAGATGCACTTCGTCTCGAATGTGGACGGGCACGATATGGACGCCGTGCTGGAACAGGTCAAGCCCGACACCACCCTCTTCATCGTGGCCTCGAAAACCTTCACCACGGCCGAAACCATGCTCAACGCGCACACGGCGCGGCGCTGGTTCCTGGCCTCGGCCAAGGAAGAGCACCTGGCGCGCCACTTCGTCGCCGTTTCCACCAACACCGCCGCCGTGCGGGCCTTCGGCATCGATCCCGAGAATATGTTCCCGTTCTGGGACTGGGTCGGCGGCCGCTACTCGCTGTGGTCGGCCATCGGCCTGTCGGTGGCGCTGAGCGTGGGCTTCGGATATTTCAGCACCCTGCTGGAAGGCGCGCAGGCGATGGACGAACATTTCCGCGCGGCGCCGCTGGAGCAGAATATGCCCGTGCTGCTGGCCCTGACCGGCTTCTGGAACCGCCAGTTCCTGGGCGCCACCTCGCTGACCATCGCGCCCTACCACCAGGACCTGAACCGCTTCCCGGCTTATCTGCAGCAGCTCGATATGGAAAGCAATGGCAAGCGCGTCACGCGCAGCGGCCAGCCGGTCGACACGCCGACCTGCCCGGTGGTCTGGGGCGAGTGCGGCACCAACGCCCAGCATGCCTACTTCCAGCTGCTGCACCAGGGCACCGACATCATCCCGATCGACTTCATCGCCGCCCTGCGTCCGACCCATGACCTGGACGGCCACCACGACGCCCTGCTGGCCAACTGCTTCGCCCAGTCGGAAGCCTTCATGAAGGGCAAGACCGCGGACGAGGTGCGCGCCGAGCTGGCGGCGCAACAGCTGCCGCCCGAGCAGATCGAAGCGCTGGTGCCGCACAAGACCTTCCCCGGCAACCGCCCCAGCAACACCATCCTGATGGACCAGCTGACCCCCGCCACCCTGGGCGCCCTGATCGCGCTCTACGAGCACAAGACCTTCGTGCAGGGCGTGCTGTGGGATATCGCCAGCTTCGACCAGTGGGGCGTGGAACTGGGCAAGGTGCTGGCCAAGAAGATCGAATCCGAGCTGACGGGCGACATCGATCCGGTCCGCCACGACAGCTCGACCAATGGCCTGATCCTGATGGCGAAAGCCGCCAAAGTACAGTAA
- a CDS encoding SMP-30/gluconolactonase/LRE family protein has product MNEYSIRTACDEAMVVGECPLWHAAEQALYWVDIEGFAIHRLHPASGARRSWKMATEPSAIARAERGGLMVALRSGFAHLDTESGALTEVAPAPFDMATTRFNDGKTDAAGRFWCGTIYEPRDKPAAEMYCLERGQLRKVWSGGMTVSNGLGFSPDGRSMYHADTTSHRVTRFDFDPLTGQVWNERDVRRFPTDKASSSYGGRPDGAAVDSEGNYWVAMFEGGRVLKLSPAGEQLDEIRLPVRCPTMVAFGGPALRTLYITSAGKRPAAELAQLPLSGRVLAVEVAVAGREEAAYRD; this is encoded by the coding sequence ATGAACGAATACAGCATCCGCACCGCTTGCGACGAAGCCATGGTGGTGGGCGAATGCCCGCTCTGGCACGCCGCCGAACAAGCCCTCTACTGGGTCGATATCGAAGGTTTCGCCATCCACCGCCTGCATCCTGCCAGCGGCGCGCGCCGCAGCTGGAAGATGGCGACGGAACCTTCCGCCATCGCGCGCGCCGAACGCGGCGGCCTGATGGTAGCCCTGCGCAGCGGCTTCGCCCATCTCGACACGGAAAGCGGCGCTCTGACCGAAGTGGCGCCCGCGCCCTTCGACATGGCCACCACCCGCTTCAACGACGGCAAGACCGATGCCGCCGGCCGCTTCTGGTGCGGCACCATCTACGAACCGCGCGACAAGCCGGCCGCCGAGATGTACTGCCTGGAGCGCGGCCAGCTGCGCAAGGTCTGGTCGGGCGGCATGACGGTGTCCAACGGCCTCGGTTTCAGCCCGGATGGCCGCAGCATGTACCATGCCGATACCACCAGCCACCGCGTCACCCGCTTCGATTTCGATCCGCTCACCGGCCAGGTATGGAACGAGCGCGACGTGCGCCGCTTCCCCACCGACAAGGCCAGCAGCAGCTATGGCGGCCGGCCCGACGGCGCGGCCGTCGACAGCGAAGGCAATTACTGGGTGGCGATGTTCGAGGGCGGACGCGTGCTGAAGCTGTCGCCGGCCGGCGAGCAGCTCGACGAGATCCGCCTGCCCGTGCGCTGCCCGACCATGGTGGCTTTCGGCGGCCCCGCATTGCGCACCCTGTATATCACCAGCGCCGGCAAACGCCCGGCCGCCGAACTGGCGCAACTGCCGCTGAGCGGCCGTGTGCTGGCGGTGGAGGTGGCGGTCGCAGGACGCGAGGAAGCGGCCTACCGCGACTGA